The following proteins come from a genomic window of Rutidosis leptorrhynchoides isolate AG116_Rl617_1_P2 chromosome 10, CSIRO_AGI_Rlap_v1, whole genome shotgun sequence:
- the LOC139870043 gene encoding uncharacterized protein, translating into MALIGKRWWRFKTKATSLWIKVISSIYGPSGGLLLDDSLHIETYKLRLETDTNALVKDRIIWDGSKWVCNWSWAREPSGRVGGDLHSLSALILGVALNPEKKDSWGWTPGNNGIFTTKALTSMINSRILTSSDTNCETLYNKLVLKKVEVFVWRARKSRLPVLVELDKRGVDLNSVRFPLCDDDIESVNHSLIHCKHAFEVWCKVFYWWGRCGIPFINVGDLFIDWGQASTSVRKGIWQAVVWTCSYLIWKN; encoded by the exons ATGGCTTTGATTGGCAAGCGGTGGTGGAGATTTAAAACCAAAGCCACCTCCTTGTGGATCAAGGTCATCTCGAGTATTTATGGACCATCGGGCGGGCTTTTACTTGATGATTCATTACATATCGAGACTTACAAATTG AGGCTTGAAACCGACACTAATGCTTTGGTTAAAGATCGAATCATTTGGGATGGTTCCAAATGGGTGTGTAATTGGTCTTGGGCAAGAGAACCATCCGGGCGTGTGGGAGGTGATCTTCATAGTTTATCCGCTTTAATCTTGGGTGTGGCTCTAAATCCGGAAAAGAAAGACTCGTGGGGATGGACACCGGGTAACAATGGGATCTTCACAACAAAAGCTCTTACTAGTATGATTAATTCGAGAATTTTAACTTCAAGTGATACAAATTGCGAGACTTTATATAACAAACTTGTTCTAAAAAAAGTCGAGGTATTTGTATGGAGAGCAAGGAAATCACGTCTTCCGGTGTTAGTTGAACTTGACAAAAGAGGGGTTGACCTCAATTCGGTTCGTTTCCCGTTATGTGATGACGACATAGAATCGGTAAATCACTCCTTAATTCATTGTAAACATGCTTTCGAGGTTTGGTGCAAAGTTTTTTATTGGTGGGGGCGCTGTGGAATTCCTTTTATTAACGTCGGGGACCTATTCATTGATTGGGGACAAGCAAGCACATCGGTGAGAAAAGGAATATGGCAAGCGGTTGTGTGGACGTGTTCCTATTTAATTTGGAAGAACTGA